The genomic interval GGATTCCCAGTGCTGCACTCTAAATCGGCAGTGATCGATCTAACCACCAGTGTTGGGTCGGTGTATGCCTCTACCAGGGCTGTTTCAGGTAACAGTGCAATCAACTCTCCTTGCCTCACCACTCCACGAAAAGCATCTGGAGTATTTAATTCTAATGCAGCCCGCAGAGAAGCTCCCCGACGTTCAAACTGTTCCTGGACAATCCGCTGCATCCCGTAGCCATCCTTGAACACCACCTGCGGATATTTTGCCAACTCAGCCCATGGGACGGTTTCATACTTTGCCAGAGGATGGTTGATCGCCGCCAATACTTTAATTGGCTCATCGTACAGCACCTCCACAACCATTTCCGTATTGGTGGTCAAGAACCGATTGTTCATGACGATCGCCACATCTACCAGACCGTCCTTCAGCACCTTGAGGGCACGATCGCTACCTAGTGCCGTTACCCTTAGTTGAACCTGGGGATAATCCTGGCAGAAACGCTGCAAGATGGGTGGCAAATGATGGGCGCAAAGCGAGTGAATTGCAGCCACACAAAGCTCCGGTTGCTTGCCTGCAAGCATATCGGCAATTTCCTGGGAAGCATTCTGCCACTCCTGGCAAATCTTCTTCGCCCGCGGCAACAGGCAATCGCCTGCCACAGTCAACTTAGCCTGCGTGGTTCGATGAAACAAAGGAATTCCTAAATCAGCCTCTAAGCCCTGAATCTGACGGCTGATTGCCGATTGGGTTACACCGCACCGCTGAGCAGCTTGCTGAAAGCTCCCTGTCTCTGCCACAGCCAAAAATGCCTGCAACTGTTCTAAGCGCATGAAATCGAAAAATAGAGTGGTCACAGCTTTCAGCTTCAAGTGACCTTATCGGATTTGTCCAAACAGTTCGGTAGAGATTGATACAGAGTAGGTAGGGAAAGGATGAGGGATGAGGGATGAGGGATGAGGGATAAAAAGGCAGAAGGGGAGAGGTGGTAAGTGGTAGGGAAAGGATGAGGGATGAGGGATAAAAAGGCAGAAGCGCAAGAAGCAGAAGGTAGTCAGGATTTTACCTTCTGCTTCTGCCCTCTGCCTTACTGACTTAATTCAACTAACGGAATTTATCAGGATTTAATCTGGGAGCAGGACGGTTAACACTACCCTGTAAGTTTTCGCCAGTGCCACCGTCCGCTCGATCGAGGAAGGGGCGTAGATTAATGGCACCAGAAGCAGGGGAAGCGTTACCCAGGTTGGGCAAATTGTTGATTGCCTGTCCAATTTGATTCAGGATGTCGCCATTGCTTCCACCCACAAACGTGTTTACTGCCTGGGTTTGTTGGCCGCTGTCTGCCACTGTCAAATTCTGGAAAACACGATCGCGCGTCGAAGTCGGATCTTGACCGGGAGGAACCGTCAGCACAATCCGGCAGTTGGAAACCCGCTGGGTCGTAACGCAAACCGTGTTGTAGCCGTTTTCTACCCCCGTTCGCATTTCTAACAGGCCATCCGGTCGGTAGGACTCTAAACGACGGCTAATCTCGTTGCAGCGGTTCTGAGGAGTCCAACCGCCCCCCAGGGCGCTGGGTTTTGCCCAGGGGTAGGACTGTTGGGGTTGGCTTTCGGGGTGATACATAACCTGATACTCGCCCCCTCTATACTCACAGGTAAACCGAGTCCCTGCCAGGTTTGCCGGAGTTCCACTGTTCGGCGTTCCAGTGGTTGAGTCGGCAGGACGGGATTCTGTATCAACAACGACATCACCAGGGTCAGTTTTTTGATCAGATTGGGAAGATTCAACCGCATTTGGAAACAGGGGTGCTGCGATCGCACTCCCACTTCCCAACATTGCCAGAATACCTAGCGAAATTCCCATCCCCTTTACAGCAACCAGTGGCATACTAGTTGAACGCAATCTAAACCCCCGTAACAGCATATGAAATACCTCTAAGATCCTGTCTACTTCAGCAACCGAAATACTCAGCTTGATCAACGGCTCTAAAATTCTCTAACCAATTTCATAGCAGCTCAACCCAGGAGGGGGCATCGGGAAATTTGCAGATAGAAGGAAAATTGGATAGCGAACTCCGTCTGTTCACTCCTCATAACTGCATTTATGACAGAAACAGTCCAGATTTGGTTCCCGACTTACCCCATTTCTATAGCATTCTTTGTACTTTTTAATCTTTTGAGACCCGCAAAAGTGTTAAGTGGCAGGCTATTTTTTTCCAACCCCCAGTATTACTTCTCACCGAAACCCGATTACATTAGATGAGCTAATTTCACAAAACTTTATTTCATGTCAGTAGGTAGCGTATACTACGCTGTGGTGATTAAAAGGAGCAGGAATGTAGATGTCGGAGGCAGGAAAGCCCCTGACGGTGCCCAAGGAGTTGCTAGGTCCCCCCGGTGATTTCAACCCAACGTTGCTAATGTTCATAGCAGCCGTTGTCCTGGCAATTGTGTCTACTGTGGGTCACTTTTGTTGGCATTGGCATGATTGGTGTTCATTTCTCATGAACCTGACAGCGTTGCACCTGGTAGGCACGGTTATCCACGACGCTTGTCATAATGCGGCTCATCGAAATCGAATTATTAATGCCATTCTGGGACACGGAAGCGCTCAGATGCTGTGTTTTTCCTTCCCGGTATTTACCCGTGTCCACATGCAGCATCATGCAAACGTGAATGATCCTGATAACGATCCGGATCATGTGGTTTCAACGATGGGACCCCTATGGCTGATTAATGCTCGATTTTTCTATCATGAAGTCTATTTCTTTCAACGGCGTCTCTGGCGAAAGTTTGAACTGTGGGAGTGGGTGATTGCCCGATCGCTCCTTGCGCTGGTTGTCTTTTTAGGCTATCAATACGGCTTTATCGGCTATATTTTCAATTTCTGGTTTGTCCCTCTGGCACTGGTGGGGTGGGAACTGGGGTTATTTTTTGATTACTTGCCCCACCGTCCCTTTAAGGAGCGCGATCGCTGGAAGAATGCCAGAGTCTACCCCAGCCGAATTCTAAATTGGATGATTATGGGGCAGAACTATCATTTGGTGCATCATCTCTGGCCCTCGATCCCCTGGTACAACTACGAACGGGCTTACATCGCTACTAAGCCTCTGCTTGATGCCAAGGGGTCGCACCAATCCCTTGGGCTACTCAAGACCACACGGGACTTTTTTGGTTTCCTCTATGATGTCGTACTAGGAATTCGGTTTCACAGGAAGGAGCATCGCAAAGATACCTCCGAAAACCCTGCCAGCGACGCTCCGACTTTTACAAACCCCTCAACAGAAGAACTCCTTCTTCCAGAGGAGATCATCTCTAGCCCCTAGGAAAAACCCCTTTATCATTCAAGCGAGAAGATAAAGGGGTTTTTCCTAAATGAACTACCCCGCCGCAAGCGGACGGGGTATCAGAATCAAAAAAGAGCAAGTTGCTCATCTCTGTGTAATTGGAGATAGTCATTGCCCTGGTTTTTGACGTATTTCGCAATCATGCCTTCATCTCCGTGTTTGCCCACCGTACTCGCAAAATAACCGTCACTCCAAAACTCTCCACCCCATAACTGCTGTTTCACTTGAGGGCAGCGTTTGAACACTTCGCGCGCTGTCAAGCTCTTGATTATCGTCACCAGTTTAGTCACGCTGTAGGTTGGCACCGACTGGACCAAAAAATGCACATGGTCTTTGTCCACCCCAATCTCCATAAACTTGATCTCGTAACGCTTCTCAATTTCTAGACACACTTCTCGCAAGACTGCATCCACCTGTTCGTCGAACACAGCCCGTCGATACTTCGCTGGAAACACTAAGTGATAAAGCAAAACTGTAACGTTATGTCTTTTGTGGATGTACTCGCTCATCCCTGCATTTTACGCCGCAGAGCGGCGAGGAATTGACCCGCCAGGGATTAAATTAGCCTTAGGAGAATGGCACTGAACCAAGCAACCATCAGGTGCCTAGATCCCCGGATTCTTAAAGAATCCGGGGATCTTAAATCTATTAAGTCAGTGCCATCAGCCTTGGGATCTCGAATTCAAGACTACCGCCAATTCCAGTCGTAAGGGCTTAGCATTCGGCAGATAGGCTGGCGGCGATGGCAAAGGTTTTTGCCCACATGCTAAGCCCCTTGTGTGTAGGGCAGCTTTCAGCAACAGTAATGAAAGTTGGGTCAGGTCAAGTGCACTCTGGTATGCCCCTAAGGCTAGCCAAGCCTGGATGTAGATTAGACGCTTTTGCTGACCCTAAGCCCGCTCCAGCCGCTCACCACACTGAACAGTATCATAGGGCTGCCCCTGCAGTGGACATGACCCTGGACTGACAAGGAAAGTGGGTTCTGAGGCTGTAAACCCTGGATGGATTGAAGGAGCCTTTATGTCATCGTCGTCCCCTGTCGTTGATGCTGTATTGGGTTTAGACATTGGCAAAACACGGATTCATGGGGTGTTGCTCTGTGGCACCCAAGCGCTTCGACGCAAAGCGGTCGCCAACACAGTTGCTGGGCACCAAGAATTGCTCGCTTGGTTGAGCCAGCAACGCTTTACCCAGTTACATGCCTGTCTCGAAGCCACCAGCACCTATGGGCATGCCATCGCCAAGCAGTTGCATCACGCCGGGTATGGCGTGACGATTGCCAATCCCCAAGCGGTCCATGCTTATGCCCAGAGTCGCTTGAGTCGCACCAAGACCGATGCGGCTGATGCTCGCTTAATTGCCGAATACTGCCGTGACCTGAAGCCTGAGCTTTGGCAACCACCGGCCCCTGAGGTGGAAGTGTTGCAAAATCTGATGCGACGGGTGCAGGCCCTCGAGCAGATGATTGGACAGGAAACCAATCGCCTCGAAACGGCTCCCCCTGAGTTGGTAAGCGAGATTAACACTCACATCACCTTTATGGAAGACCAACTCAAAGCCTTGCGAGACAAGATTCGAACCCATATCGACCAATTCCCCGGTCTCAAACGGCAACACGAATTGCTCGATTCGATTCCTGGTATTGGTCCTCACACCGCGGCCCTGATTCTCGCAGAAATCGGCAGTTGGCAGCACTTTGCTTCGGCTCGGCAGTTGGCGGCTTACGCCGGACTCACGCCCCAGGAAAAAACCTCTGGCACATCGATTCACGGCAAGCCCAGGCTGTGCAAACTTGGTAATGCCCGCTTACGCAAAGCCCTGTTTCTCCCAGCCCTGTGCCTTTTACGCTGGAGCAAGCCGATTCAAGCTTGGCGCGCACAACTCCTCCAGCGCCACAAAACTAAGCGTCAAGTCGTCGGGGCCGTGATGCATAAGCTGATTCGCTGGATTTACGGGGTTCTGCACGCCAATAAACCTTTTGACGCCCAGGTCTGCTTCCCGACCTCATCGACTTGACACCTGCAACTTTGCACAGTATCTACCCGTTACCGACTTTATTTTGTTCTTGTTCCTTAGCAATAACGACTGATGTCCTCATTGCAGTGATCTGCCAGGTAAGAAAGTGCCCGAAAGCGTAAGCCAACAAACTCTTCGTAGAAGGGATTCAGCTTGCAAAGAGGCGGAATTTGAAAAAGAGTCCGATTAAATAGTTTAATCGTGCGCGCAAACGGACAAGAAGCAGGGATCAATCGACAAATCAATCGAGCCGTTTTTGGACGGTAAATTTGAAAATTATCTAGAGCTTGGCGAATCGGTTGAAGGGGCGCAAATGGAGCTTTCTGAGCAGGCTGGTCATGCGTGACGGCGACATCAAGCTTGACCTCTTTGGAAATCCAGACAAACTTTTCAACGTTAGGGGTAGGGGTTTCGTAGCGAGAACGGTTCATTACTTTCTTCCTGTACCTGACAAACACATCTTGCCCATAGACCCGGCAAGAATAATGGGCGGAATCACTGAATTTCTGATAGCCCCATTACCTTTCTCAGAAACTTTACGGGAATTGGGAAGGGAGGAGATAGAAGGATAAAGGAAAGGATGAAGGATCAAGGATGAAGGATAAAAGAGGGGAAAGGGTGGACAATGAACAGTGAATAGTAGGCAGTGAATAGTGAATCCCTGGCACCTAGCACCTGCCACCGACCAAAATCTGTAATGATCTGTGTCACTTGAGACGATCGCCCCCGTTCAGGATACAGAATTAGTTTTATCTCTCTGCTTGAAACTGTTCCTTCGATAACACCCATGCGAACTTCCCACCACCTGTCGCCAACGGAAACTGAAACACGGACTCGTATCCTGCAATCAGCCCTACGGTTGTTTGCTCGTAAGGGCTACGACGGCACAACCACTCGCGATTTAGCAGAAGTTGCAGGAGTTGCAGAAGGTACACTATTTCGCCATTTCACTAACAAAAAAGCAATTCTAGTTGAGGTGGCAACGCAGGGATGGATCGAAATCCTTACAGATCTGCTGACGGAATTAAGCGAAATGGGCAGTTACAAAGCGGTCGCCCAGGTGATGCGACGAAGAATGCTACACCTGCATGCCAATGCCGATATGCTGAGAGTGTGCTTTATGGAGGCACAATTTCACCCAGACTTGCGTGATCAAATTCAGTCTGAGGTGATTGATAAGATGACGGATGTGGCAGAAGCTTTCTTCCAGACGGCAATGGATCAGGGAATTTATCGCCGCATGAACCCCAAAATGGTGGCACGGGTGTTCCTGGGAATGTTTGCAGTTGCAGGTTTCAGTCAAAGCACGATTATGGAACCCGGAGTTGCCGCTTCAGAGATGCAAGAAATGGCAGAGGGCCTGGCAGATATTTTTCTCAACGGTGTACTGGTCAAAGATGAATAACTAGAGTTTAGACTATGGTGGGGACTTTGAACTTTAGATTGCTGGAGTTCTAATGCTTACCTTTGTTGGGAAAACTCTACAGAACGGAAAATACACCCTCGACCAGGAACTGGGTCGGGGAGGGTTTGGCATTACCTATAAGGCGACCCACCATTGGCTGGGGCAGGTGGTGGTGATCAAAACGCTGAATGAGACACTGCGCCAGGACGCAAAGTTTGCGGACTTTCGGCAACAGTTCCAGAATGAAGGCAAACGCCTCGCATTATGTTCCCATCCCGGTATTGTTCGGGTGACAGACTTTTTTGTTGAAGAAACCCTGCCTTACCTGGTAATGGACTACATTCCAGGGAAAACTCTGGATAAACTGATTCTGCCTGACCATCCACTCCCAGAGATGACGGCAATTAACTATGTGCGGCAGGTCGGGGTTGCGTTAACGGCGGTACATCAGCTCGGTTTGCTGCACCGGGATGTAAAGCCCCAAAACTTGATCCTGCAAGAGGGCACCGGACAGGTGGTGCTGATTGATTTTGGTACTGCCCGTGAGTTTTCACCGGGTTTAACCCAAACCCACACCAGTGTGTTTTCCGATGGGTATGCCCCGATCGAACAATATTTGCCCCATGCCAAACGAACTGCCGCCACCGATGTGTATGGGCTGGCAGCGACACTTTACACCCTCTTGACCGCAGAAATTCCGATCGCCTCTGTGCTGCGCGATCGCCATCCCCTCACCGAACCTCGTGATTTGCGACCAGAATTAAGCCCTGCGGTGAATCAGGCCGTGCTGCGAGGAATGGCAATGGAACTGCACCATCGACCCGCTAGTGTGGATGAATGGCTGGCACTACTACCTGAT from Kovacikia minuta CCNUW1 carries:
- a CDS encoding LysR family transcriptional regulator, with amino-acid sequence MTTLFFDFMRLEQLQAFLAVAETGSFQQAAQRCGVTQSAISRQIQGLEADLGIPLFHRTTQAKLTVAGDCLLPRAKKICQEWQNASQEIADMLAGKQPELCVAAIHSLCAHHLPPILQRFCQDYPQVQLRVTALGSDRALKVLKDGLVDVAIVMNNRFLTTNTEMVVEVLYDEPIKVLAAINHPLAKYETVPWAELAKYPQVVFKDGYGMQRIVQEQFERRGASLRAALELNTPDAFRGVVRQGELIALLPETALVEAYTDPTLVVRSITADLECSTGNPVSAALADPPLTRQVVLVTTRDRLQIPPIQHFHKLITDLLPLQVKQPPLSSVKMP
- a CDS encoding COP23 domain-containing protein — its product is MPLVAVKGMGISLGILAMLGSGSAIAAPLFPNAVESSQSDQKTDPGDVVVDTESRPADSTTGTPNSGTPANLAGTRFTCEYRGGEYQVMYHPESQPQQSYPWAKPSALGGGWTPQNRCNEISRRLESYRPDGLLEMRTGVENGYNTVCVTTQRVSNCRIVLTVPPGQDPTSTRDRVFQNLTVADSGQQTQAVNTFVGGSNGDILNQIGQAINNLPNLGNASPASGAINLRPFLDRADGGTGENLQGSVNRPAPRLNPDKFR
- the crtR gene encoding beta-carotene hydroxylase, whose protein sequence is MSEAGKPLTVPKELLGPPGDFNPTLLMFIAAVVLAIVSTVGHFCWHWHDWCSFLMNLTALHLVGTVIHDACHNAAHRNRIINAILGHGSAQMLCFSFPVFTRVHMQHHANVNDPDNDPDHVVSTMGPLWLINARFFYHEVYFFQRRLWRKFELWEWVIARSLLALVVFLGYQYGFIGYIFNFWFVPLALVGWELGLFFDYLPHRPFKERDRWKNARVYPSRILNWMIMGQNYHLVHHLWPSIPWYNYERAYIATKPLLDAKGSHQSLGLLKTTRDFFGFLYDVVLGIRFHRKEHRKDTSENPASDAPTFTNPSTEELLLPEEIISSP
- the tnpA gene encoding IS200/IS605 family transposase is translated as MSEYIHKRHNVTVLLYHLVFPAKYRRAVFDEQVDAVLREVCLEIEKRYEIKFMEIGVDKDHVHFLVQSVPTYSVTKLVTIIKSLTAREVFKRCPQVKQQLWGGEFWSDGYFASTVGKHGDEGMIAKYVKNQGNDYLQLHRDEQLALF
- a CDS encoding IS110 family RNA-guided transposase, with product MSSSSPVVDAVLGLDIGKTRIHGVLLCGTQALRRKAVANTVAGHQELLAWLSQQRFTQLHACLEATSTYGHAIAKQLHHAGYGVTIANPQAVHAYAQSRLSRTKTDAADARLIAEYCRDLKPELWQPPAPEVEVLQNLMRRVQALEQMIGQETNRLETAPPELVSEINTHITFMEDQLKALRDKIRTHIDQFPGLKRQHELLDSIPGIGPHTAALILAEIGSWQHFASARQLAAYAGLTPQEKTSGTSIHGKPRLCKLGNARLRKALFLPALCLLRWSKPIQAWRAQLLQRHKTKRQVVGAVMHKLIRWIYGVLHANKPFDAQVCFPTSST
- a CDS encoding Mo-dependent nitrogenase C-terminal domain-containing protein, with the protein product MNRSRYETPTPNVEKFVWISKEVKLDVAVTHDQPAQKAPFAPLQPIRQALDNFQIYRPKTARLICRLIPASCPFARTIKLFNRTLFQIPPLCKLNPFYEEFVGLRFRALSYLADHCNEDISRYC
- a CDS encoding TetR/AcrR family transcriptional regulator, coding for MRTSHHLSPTETETRTRILQSALRLFARKGYDGTTTRDLAEVAGVAEGTLFRHFTNKKAILVEVATQGWIEILTDLLTELSEMGSYKAVAQVMRRRMLHLHANADMLRVCFMEAQFHPDLRDQIQSEVIDKMTDVAEAFFQTAMDQGIYRRMNPKMVARVFLGMFAVAGFSQSTIMEPGVAASEMQEMAEGLADIFLNGVLVKDE
- a CDS encoding serine/threonine protein kinase, with product MLTFVGKTLQNGKYTLDQELGRGGFGITYKATHHWLGQVVVIKTLNETLRQDAKFADFRQQFQNEGKRLALCSHPGIVRVTDFFVEETLPYLVMDYIPGKTLDKLILPDHPLPEMTAINYVRQVGVALTAVHQLGLLHRDVKPQNLILQEGTGQVVLIDFGTAREFSPGLTQTHTSVFSDGYAPIEQYLPHAKRTAATDVYGLAATLYTLLTAEIPIASVLRDRHPLTEPRDLRPELSPAVNQAVLRGMAMELHHRPASVDEWLALLPDAHGSPAVATSRVNSQVATTPVIPQHRPRYQPAPTIAPKQQERSGGWLFWLFAGLAGLTAATVAFLTVLSDQSQQPAPAPSAKSSTEPQPPITKPIQKSTPKAETPTPKPMPSPSPSPSASVSPNPSPSPSVSPDASQSSPPASEPQPSNPPTETSEPLPPADLPAESPSPAPPAAPSGAGTESSQQGQKALQQQSEPQHQSGKDAKKQGE